The DNA sequence caggtggtatgggCAGGGTGTGTATGACCCATCAGtcatggggcatcacatttcctacctagtttccttcatacagagatagttaATACTCTcgtacattgtgtcaagcttaattcagttactggggggggggggggggtcctaaTAGTGTGTGTCCTCTGGGGGGGTCTAATAGTGTGGGTCCTCTGGGGGGGTCTAATAGTGTGGGTCCTCTGGGGGGGTCTAATAGTGTGGGTCCTCTGGGGGGGTCTAATAGTGTGGGTCCTCTGGGGGGGTCTAATAGTGTGGGCCCTCTGGGGGGGTCCTAATAGTGTGGGTCCTCTGGGGGGGTCCTAATAGTGTGGGTCCTCTGGGGGGGTACTAATAGTGTGGGTCCTCTGGGGGGGTCTAATAGTGTGGGTCCTCTGGGGGGGTCTAATAGTGTGGGTCCTCTGGGGGGGTCTAATAGTGTGGGTCCTCTGGGGGGGTCTAATAGTGTGGGTCCTCTGGGGGGGTCCTAATAGTGTGTGTCCTCTGGGGGGGTCTAATAGTGTGGGTTCCTGAGTTTGTCCTGTTTTTTACTGTGCTCTTTGACTGTAGTGATAATATCTGATTGTTGTATAGTTTATTGAAGTAGCCACAAGAGCATAATCAAACTGTCTACCATTCacaaattctgttttttttccttttcttttaatttcctTCCTGCTGTTGGCTTTGTTATTCCGTCTATATACTTACCCAGAGacaggctgttttaacagcttattagccagtaataggcttactagtatctatcTTACTACTACAaatgctagcaagactgaagatgtactttacactgccaaagcttttTAATTTCATGGAACAACgttggtttttctttcattagtgaatgacattgatactttttcatcaagtgaaaagacgagagaatcacgGCAACACCTCTtgatctatattaccccaatAAGCATGCcagaaatagttttattttaggcttgctATAACCTGTGTAGCCtgtaatgtttttgtgtatcctgaacaaatcctaatgcatgcTGTTTGTTCAGAGGTGCAGATCAAACACTGGTCGCCGGCCTGCAGGTCCaaatctttaaccactacaccccTTAACAACTGTCTGTCTCATTCGTCCTGACTTATTCCTTAAAAATACACTATCAAAATGAATTCACTCATCTCTGTATTACCTCTAAAATGGGGACCTATCTCTGTAttaaccctctgtctctctgtatccaGTTCTACCTGCGTGAGGAGGACCTGGGGAAGAACAGAGCGGAGGTGTCCCAGACTCGCCTGGCGGAGCTCAACAGCTACGTGCCTGTTGTTTCTTACAGTGGAGCCCTGACTGACGACTACCTGACCCAGTTCCAGGTAGGACTTCAGTACCCATTAACCCCTTGTTGCTTAGTTAAACTACATAATCCATCATCTCCCGTCCCTGTCCTTATTCCACATGGTTGTGTTGCAGGTGGTGGTGCTGACCAACTCCCCTCTGGAAGAACAGCAGCGCGTGGGAGAGCTGTGTCACTCCAAGGGCATAAAGCTGGTCGTGGCTGACACCCGGGGACTCTTTGGACAGCTCTTCTGTGACTTCGGGGAGGACATGGTGGTGTTTGACACCAATGGAGAACAGCCTCTCACTGCTATGATCTCCATGATTACTAAGGTTTGTTTGACCCTGACCCCTGTAGCTGACCAAATACACCAGGGTTTGTTCAATAAAGCCGCTTATCTCATCCCTAGACCCTAACAGAGACACTGGGGTTAGTTCAATAGAGCAGGCCGTCTTCCCTAGACCCTAACAGAGACACTGGGGTTAGTTTAATAGAGCAGGCCGTCTTCCCTAGACCCTTACAGAGACACTGGGGTTAGTTCAATAGAGCAGGCCGTCTTCCCTAGACCCTAACAGAGACACTGGGGTTAGTTCAATAGAGCAGGCCGTCTTCCCTGGACCCTAACAGAGACACTGGGGTTAGTTCAATAGAGCAGGCCGTCTTCCCTGGACCCTAACAGAGACACTGGGGTTAGTTCAATAGAGCAGGCCGTCTTCCCTGGACCCTAACAGAGACACTGGGGTTAGTTCAATAGAGCAGGCCTAGTTACTCCCGGTCTAGTCCTGTCCTGGTTACTCCCAGTCTAGTCCTGTCCTGGTTACTCCCAGTCTAGTCCTGTCCTGGTTACTCCCAGTCTAGTCCTGTCCTGGTTACTCCCAGTCTAGTCCTGTCCTGGTTACTCCCAGTCTAGTCCTGTCCTGGTTACTCCCAGTCTAGTCCTGTCCTGGTTACTCCCAGTCTAGTCCAGTCCTGTCCTGGTTACTCCCAGTCTAGTCCAGTCCTGTCCTGGTTACTCCCAGTCTAGTCCAGTCCTGTCCTGGTTACTCCCAGTCTAGTCCAGTCCTGTCCTGGTTACCCGTGTGCACGTCTCATCTATGCTTCTGTGTGTAGGATGCTGCAGCCGTAGTGACCTGTCTGGATGAGGCTCGCCACGGCTTTGAGAGCGGAGACTTTGTTACTTTCACAGAGGTGCAGGGAATGACCGAGCTCAACGGCTGCCCACCAGTAGAAATCAAGACCCTAGGTGAGTTGTCTCTTTTAGCCAGTAGAAATAAAGTGTTTATGGTTTAGTGGTATGATCTAAATACAGCTTCAGTTGTTGCAACAATCCCTTATCTGGCTTTAAGTCTCTTTAGAAGTTGCCTTTTTGTTTCATGTTCCCAAAAACATCTGTAATTTTCTGAATCCTACATAACGCCCGACCACTCGCTCACAGTTAGTGTCATTGAGAAATCAGGGTTTGAGTCCTGCTTGTGGCTTAATCCAGGGTTCCACCTAGGAATGTTAGTGAACCTACTTCATGACTACAGTAGTGGTGTTATAACCATGGATCAGGTTAGACTGTCTTCAGCCTACTTCATGACTACAGTAGTGGTGTTATAACCATGGATCAGGTTAGACTGTCTCCAGCCTCTCGTTCATGACTACAGTAGTGGTGTTATAAACATGGATCAGGTTAGACTGTCTCCAGCCTCTCGTTCATGACTACAGTAGTGGTGTTATAACCATGGATCAGGTTAGACTGTCTCCAGCCTCTCGTTCATGACTACAGTAGTGGTGTTATAACCATGGATCAGGTTAGACTGTCTCCAGCCTCTCGTTCATGACTACAGTAGTGGTGTTATAACCATGGATCAGGTTAGACTGTCTTCAGCCTCTCGTTCATGACTACAGTAGTGGTGTTATAACCATGGATCAGGTTAGACTGTCTTCAGCCTCTCGTTCATGACTACAGTAGTGGTGTTATAACCATGGATCAGGTTAGACTGTCTCCAGCCTCTCGTTCATGACTACAGTAGTGGTGTTATAACCATGGATCAGGTTAGACTGTCTTCAGCCTCTCGTTCATGACTACAGTAGTGGTGTTATAACCATGGATCAGGTTAGACTGTCTTCAGCCTCTCGTTCATGTCTACAGTAGTGGTGTTATAACCATGGATCAGGTTAGACTGTCTTCAGCCTCTCGTTCATGACTACAGTAGTGGTGTTATAACCATGGATCAGGTTAGACTGTCTTCAGCCTACTTCATGACTACAGTAGTGCTGTTATAACCATGGATCAGGTTAGACTGTCTTCAGCCCCTCGTTCATGACTACAGTAGTAGTGTTATAACCATGGATCAGGTTAGACTGTCTTCAGCCTACTTCATGACTACAGTAGTGCTGTTATAACCATAGGACTGTCTTCAGCCTACTTCATGACTACAGTAGTGGTGTTATAACCATAGGACTGTCTTCAGCCTACTTCATGACTACAGTAGTGGTGTTATAACCATAGGACTGTCTTCAGCCTACTTCATGACTACAGTAGTGGTGTTATAACCATAGGACTGTCTTCAGCCTACTTCATGACTACAGTAGTGGTGTTATAACCATAGGACTGTCTTCAGCCTGCTTGGTTATATCAGAGGCATTAGGTGAGTTGTGATGTGAGACTGTTGATTGACTGGAAGccctcctccctcctgctctccGTTCAGGTCCCTACACCTTCAGCATCTGTGACACCACAGGGTTCTCCGACTACATCAGGGGTGGAATTGTCTCTCAGGTCAAGATGCCCAAGAAGATCTCCTTCGTAAGTCAGCTGCTCCTCTTCCTGTTGGGGCTTATAAACAGAACCTCTGATGGGTCGAAGACTTCTGGACCACctctccattttgtttttctccatctctccatagAAATCCCTGACTACATCCATGGCAGAGCCAGAGTTTGTTCTGACCGACTTTGCCAAGTTTGACCGACCAGGACAGCTACACTTGGGCTTCCAGGCCCTACACAACTTCCAGACAAAACACAACCGTCTGCCGAAGCCCTGGTGTCAGGTACGCCTGCTGGCTACGCTGCTAGCCTTCTGAACGCCCCTATGGGCTGCTCTTACAGATGGCAGGTTTTCTGGTTACACGTTTGTGTGTTTAAATTGACGGCGCCCCATGGtgtcccctctccttctccagaAGTGTTCAGAGGGACTGTGTTGATTTCATTTTGCATGTTCACAAATTGACCTTAGAATCTGTGTTGATGAACTGCGTGTCATTTGTATCTACCGGCTGCAGTCTCTCCCTGGCCCCAGGTGTCATTCACGCTGTATTTAGTCCAGGGAGGGTATTTGACTTGTGTCTTTTCCAGGTTGATGGTGAGGAGCTGGTGTCTCTAGCTAAAGAGGTGAACTCCATCCAGACGGGGTTGGCTAAGGTGGAGGAGCTGGACGACGAGCTTATTAAGAAACTGGCCTTCGTTGCCGCCGGTGACATCGCACCACTCAACGCTTTCATTGGTGGCCTGGCCGCACAGGAAGTCTTGAAGGTTtgtctactgtgtgtgtgtgtgtgtgtgtgtgtttgttgggcCCCTGCTACCTCTCTGTTTGTGGGTGGTTTTACAGGCCCTAATACCTCTGTGGTGTTTTTCAGGCCTGTACAGGGAAGTTCATGCCAGTGATGCAGTGGCTGTATTTTGATGCACTGGAGTGTCTCCCTGAAGATGGAGCAGAGGCCCTCTCACCAGAAGACTGTGCCCCAGTGAGTCTGACACACCACGGTGTACTGTGGATTTTTAGATGAATGTGTACACTTGTTCTGACAATCAAATGGAGTTACTTATGTCTGTCCTGCTCCACAGAGGAACAGTCGCTATGACAGCCAGATCGCGGTATTTGGCTCCAGGCTGCAGGAGGAGCTGGCTAAACAACGCTACTTCCTGGTTGGGGCTGGTGCTATTGGCTGTGAGCTGCTCAAGAACTTTGCTATGATGGGATTGGCCAGCGGGGAGGGTGAGGTCATTGTGACGGACATGGACACCATCGAGAAGTCCAACCTCAACAGGCAGTTCCTCTTCAGGTGAGCTGAAGGCACTCTGACaggctttaaaaaaacatgcatttaacCTATCCTAACCTATTTGGTCTGGTTTAAATCACGCCTTTCTTTAACCTCAGGCCGTGGGATGTGACGAAGATGAAGAGCGAGACTGCCGCAGCGGCTGTGAAGCAGATGAACCCGTCCGTCCGGATCACTGGTCACCAGAACCGCGTTGGGCCGGACACGGAGCGCGTCTATGATGACGACTTCTTTGAGAGCCTCCACGGAGTCGCCAACGCCCTGGACAATGTTGACGCACGTAAGACCCCGGACagatatggggggggggggggggcactgaaGATCAGGCTTTTGTAACTGGGTGTAGCGGGGGCACTGATCTAACAGACCTAAATGATATCAGCGCGACACAGGGTTGATATTCCTTCTGGTCTGTGGAGATTGGCTCATTATTCATCCTTCTGGTTTTTCCTGCTTCTCACCAACCTCCGCCCTCCTGTGTCCCACCTCCTCTCTAGGTATGTACATGGACAGGCGGTGTGTCTACTACAGGAAGCCCCTCCTGGAGTCAGGTACTCTGGGCACTAAGGGCAACGTCCAGGTGGTCATTCCGTTCCTCACGGAGTCATATAGCTCTTCTCAGGACCCTCCAGAGAAATCCATCCCCATCTGCACTCTCAAGAACTTCCCAAACGCCATCGAACACACCCTCCAGGTATCACACGCACTCGTCACTCAGACCAACACCCCTCTcctgtgtgttgggtgtgtatGCTAACTCTGTGTCTCTCGGTAGTGGGCTCGTGATGAGTTTGAGGGTCTGTTCAAACAGCCAGCAGAGAACGCCATGCAGTATCTCACGTAAGTCCTTAACCTCACGGTTATTGTGTTTTCCTCTTAATCATTAGTTATTGTGTTTCACTGTCAGTCAGTACCGTTATGCTTTCTGTTTTACTCTGAGTCATTGTGGTTATTCTCAGTGTTATGCTGTCAGTCAGTACCGTTATGCTCTCTGTTTTACTCTGAGTCATTGTGGTTATTCTCAGTATTTTGCTGCCAGCGGTTCACTGCTGGTGTGTCTGACTGTTGAGTGCCCTGGTTTCTGTGTAGCTCCGGTACACGGTTATATTTCTGTAACCAGATCAGCTGAGTTCCTGGTCTCCACAATGATGTTCTGTAGAAATCTGACCTTCCTGGGACAGAACCTGACGCCTCCCCTGAGTGCTGACAGACTTCCTGGAGGCCTGTGCTGTCAATCATAACGGCCTGTTATGTTTTGTTCCCCAGAGATCCGAAGTTCCTGGAGCGTACCCTGAAGCTCCCTGGTGCTCAGCCCCTGGAGGTTTTGGAGGCCGTCTATAAGAGCCTGGTGACGGACTGCCCCAACAGCTGGGCAGACTGTGTCACCTGGGCACGATACCATTGGCAGTGCCAGTACAGCAACAACATCCGCCAGCTACTGCACAACTTCCCCCCtgaccaggtacacacacacacacacacacacacacacacacacacacacacacacacacacacacacacacacacacagtcgccATGTCTCTTTAAATGACAGCTGGAATAGATGGATCATTTGTATGACTGTCAGCATTCTGCCCTCTTTCACCCCTCTCTCAGCTGACTAGCTCTGGCGCCCCCTTCTGGTCAGGTCCAAAGAGATGTCCTCACCCTTTAGAGTTCAGCACCAGCAATGTAAGTGTCTCTTGATGTCAAAtactcctctccttccctctgtctgccCTCCTCTGGGATTAAtgactcctcctctccttccctctgtctgccCTCCTCTGGGATTAAtgactcctcctctccttccctctgtctgccCTCCTCTGGGATTAAtgactcctcctctccttccctctgtctgccCTCCTCTGGGATTAATGACTGCTCCCTCTGTCCGGTCCAGGACCTTCATATGGACTATGTGATGGCAGCGGCCAACCTGTTTGCCCAGTCGTACGGCTTGCCATGTTCTACGGACCGCGTGGCCGTGGCCAAGATCCTGGACAGCCTATCGGTGCCCACCTTTGTCCCCAGGTCAGGGGTCAAGATCCACGTCTCTGACCAGGAGCTGCAGAGCGCCAACGCCTCAGTCGGTACGGTCTGGGTTTATGTCCCCGTTAAAAGGGTTTCCACGTGAACTAGCCTGTACGGCCGGGTGCATGTTTTAAACGCTACTTTTTGCTGTGCAGTGCGTTTTTAGTGTCCCAACACAGAATTGTCAGATCAAAGCAAGTTGCTTTATTCACACTTTAAAACTGGTAATTGTCGAGGAAATGAATGATGACAGGACTGTTTGTGTCATCAGATAAAACTATCAAGACAGGTCCCGCCTCTCGTCACCGGCCATGTGAGATCCCCCGCCCCTTACTACATCTCATTGGCCCGTTTCCCTGTATGTCAAGCAGTGACCCCTGTCAGCGTAGACCtgacccctctgtccctccctctgctGTGTGATTGTATAGATGACAACAGGCTGGAGGAACTCAAGTCTCAGCTTCCTGGAGCTGAAGCGGCGTCTAAGTTTAAACTCACAGCTGTCGACTTTGAGAaggtacacacacgcgcgcacacagcTGTTCTCTGTTGAACATGCACTACTCACTTCTTTCGCTACCATGTGATTACATACCCTTGAGATAGTTGGTGGCCATTTTGGGGTTTTGTGGAAATTCTAACCTCATTAGGAAAAAGTCTGATCCCATTAAATTGACCGGACAGAGCTTCTGTGTAGATGTGAATTATCTGTAGGTCAACAGGTCTCTGCTTTCCAGCACCTGCTCACTGTGGATGCAGCAGCGCCCCCTATGGTTCAATACGCACACATGAACTGCAGAGTTACTGTGTGTTGGTCATTTTCCTATAATAATGTACTGCAGACACCATGCACGTTGTAGATTCAGACCCACAGAACCAAATGTGTAGCTTGTGAACAGGCAAGACGGGCAACCCACCCTCTTAAACCACCAATGGACAATCTGCAATAACATCTCAGTAGAAAACCTCCCAATAGGCGCCTCATGCAGAGAGGGGAGAAACTAATATGCTCTCAGCTCCAATGTGCCAGTGGGCATCGCCGTCTGTAAGATCCGCTGTGCGGGAACGTTTTGGATTGTGTTTAGTAGGACGATGAGGGTAAGAAGGTCGTGAACAAAGTACAGTCTGCCAGCATTGCATTGCCACTGTCTGCTACTGGAGTAGAAACACTTCTAACGTGGTGTCATTCATACCAAAACCGGACCGTTACCGTGACCCACAAACCACGATACACACGGAACCGTGGGCCCACTGTTCCCTTGCATCCATTTTGCTTACCAGCACAGCAACTGACGCCTGCAGCAGCCTGTCGCTGTTCCATCTGCAGCAACAGACGGCTGTTTTCATTGGAAATTCCAACTTCCAAAATATTGATCATTGATGCAGCAAACACTGTTGCTAGTTGTAAAATGTCACAACCACGACTTGCTTATCAAAGAACAAAGAAACGTGAGATTTGTAAATCTGATGTTGATGCCTGTATTTCCCACATTGTTACATTAAAAGCTCTGAAAACATACAATTTAACAGATAATATTTCTTATTTGAAAGTTGAAAATCACAACTAGAAAAATGTATGACGTTATTGCATTGAGTCTAGTTTGAGGAATGGGTGATGCTTGGAGGTCAATATGTACAACATGATCCTCTTTAAAATGATATTGATGACGCTCAACAGCATCGGTGTTGTTCTTTCTCATGGGGATAATGTGTTGTAGGATGATGACTCTAACTTCCACATGGACTTCATAGTGGCTGCATCCAACCTGCGAGCAGAGAACTACGACATTcccccagcagacagacacaaggTACTGTGTTCTGCCGGAATATTCCCTCTTTGTGGAGGACATTTTGTTGCATTGCCACGTGTGAATCCATTAGTAAAATAAAATTGGAGTTCAAATGCATGGGAATTTAACGATTTCTCCATTTTGGAGGTAGGACAATGTCTTTGTCTATTAGATGTTTATAACCAGCTGGGTACAATGTCTCGGTGTCTATTAGATGTTTATAACCAGCTGGGTACAATGTCTCGGTGTCTATTAGATGTTTATAACCAGCTGGGTACAATGTCTCGGTGTCTATTAGATGTTTATAACCAGCTGGGTACAATGTCTCGGTGTCTATTAGATGTTTATAACCAGCTGGGTACAATGTCTCGGTGTCTATTAGATGTTTATAACCAGCTGGGTACAATGTCTCGGTGTCTATTAGATGTTTATAACCAGCTGGGTACAATGTCTCGGTGTCTATTAGATGTTTATAACCAGCTGGGTACAATGTCTCGGTGTCTATTAGATGTTTATAACCAGCTGGGTACAATGTCTCGGTGTCTATTAGATGTTTATAACCAGCTGGGTACAATGTCTCGGTGTCTATTAGATGTTTATAACCAGCTGGGTACAATGTCTGAGTTGAAGCTGCCACTAGGGGATGGTGATGTTCAGTTACATTGAAATAAACTGCTGTTTTAAAGGTCCATGTTAAATAACACACTTTATAAGTCTGTTCCCACAATGTCAATGAAGTCTAAccttagcctacatttaaagCCCCTCACCCCTTTTTCAAAGGCAGTGCTTATATTTACTTTCCCTTTAGCTATTTGGTTTCACTTGATCTATAAATACTCAACTCCTCCCTGGAGAAATGCTGAATAAAACAGTTTTAACACTCCAAACTCCATCGGGTCACAAGTTTTGAGCCGCCTGTAGACTTTGTAACGCACACGGCAGAGTAACAAAACTCACACGTTGAGACACCAGAGTGATTCCGCCACATTTTGAAACCACATTGAAGTGAAGACACTAGTGGTGCTGGTAGAACAGCAGTAACATCCCCCACTGCTCCACTTCCTTCAGACCAGGTACACCGAGACATACAGGAAGCTGGTGTGGTTAACACAGGCTGTTTAAGATGTAATATTAGTAGTGGCTAACCTTCAAGCATCTTGTCAGCGGACAGGCTTAACATTTAGACATTAAGTTCATCAGCCCTTACAAACCATGTACCGTTATGGCATGTTAGTAATGTCTTTACGTTTTGTAATTAtaccttttaatttttttacagtcaACTTTAGTTGGTCAAACTAGACATCCAGACTCATCTGGATAAACTCGATTCGGAACCAGGTCTACTTAACCAGGATCAGGTTTTATTCTTGTTAGATGACAGTGGCTGATTTAACAATTAGGGAAGTCAAACTTAAACCTTGGCGCGGGTGAAGAAATAGTCTTCTTCAAGGGGTGGGTGTGGTGTCGCAGAACGtctttaaataaatgtacttaTATTAATTTGCTACGGttctgtttatttaaatgtatgttctGGAGGAAGCATTTGGTAATGACCCTGAACTCCACAAATGTAGAGAACATCAGAAAGGAGACAAGTCCTTATAAAATGACCTATATTAGCCCAGACTTCAACCTGCCTCTGCGCTCTCTGACCTCAGAGTAAGCTGATAGCTGGGAAGATCATCCCTGCGATAGCGACCACCACAGCCGCGGTCGTGGGTCTGGTGTGTCTGGAGCTCATCAAGATTGTCCAGGGACATAAGAAGGTGGAGTCCTTTAAGAATGGATTCATGAACCTGGCTCTGCCCTTCTTCGCCTTCTCAGAACCCAT is a window from the Esox lucius isolate fEsoLuc1 chromosome 12, fEsoLuc1.pri, whole genome shotgun sequence genome containing:
- the uba1 gene encoding ubiquitin-like modifier-activating enzyme 1 isoform X2, with product MSSSPLSKKRRVSDSETKTGSNCSSSNSLTTELAHTPANGMAKNGSDAEIDEGLYSRQLYVLGHEAMKRMQCSNVLISGLRGLGVEIAKNVILGGVKSVTLHDQGLAEWRDLSSQFYLREEDLGKNRAEVSQTRLAELNSYVPVVSYSGALTDDYLTQFQVVVLTNSPLEEQQRVGELCHSKGIKLVVADTRGLFGQLFCDFGEDMVVFDTNGEQPLTAMISMITKDAAAVVTCLDEARHGFESGDFVTFTEVQGMTELNGCPPVEIKTLGPYTFSICDTTGFSDYIRGGIVSQVKMPKKISFKSLTTSMAEPEFVLTDFAKFDRPGQLHLGFQALHNFQTKHNRLPKPWCQVDGEELVSLAKEVNSIQTGLAKVEELDDELIKKLAFVAAGDIAPLNAFIGGLAAQEVLKACTGKFMPVMQWLYFDALECLPEDGAEALSPEDCAPRNSRYDSQIAVFGSRLQEELAKQRYFLVGAGAIGCELLKNFAMMGLASGEGEVIVTDMDTIEKSNLNRQFLFRPWDVTKMKSETAAAAVKQMNPSVRITGHQNRVGPDTERVYDDDFFESLHGVANALDNVDARMYMDRRCVYYRKPLLESGTLGTKGNVQVVIPFLTESYSSSQDPPEKSIPICTLKNFPNAIEHTLQWARDEFEGLFKQPAENAMQYLTDPKFLERTLKLPGAQPLEVLEAVYKSLVTDCPNSWADCVTWARYHWQCQYSNNIRQLLHNFPPDQLTSSGAPFWSGPKRCPHPLEFSTSNDLHMDYVMAAANLFAQSYGLPCSTDRVAVAKILDSLSVPTFVPRSGVKIHVSDQELQSANASVDDNRLEELKSQLPGAEAASKFKLTAVDFEKDDDSNFHMDFIVAASNLRAENYDIPPADRHKSKLIAGKIIPAIATTTAAVVGLVCLELIKIVQGHKKVESFKNGFMNLALPFFAFSEPIAAPSHKYYDIDWSLWDRFEVKGIKPNGEEMTLREFLDYFKNEHKLEITMLSQGVSMLYSFFMPAAKLKERLALPMTEIVTKVSKKKLGKHVKALVFELCCNDLTDEDVEVPYVRYTIR
- the uba1 gene encoding ubiquitin-like modifier-activating enzyme 1 isoform X1; the encoded protein is MSSSPLSKKRRVSDSETKTGSNCSSSNSLTTELAHTPANGMAKNGSDAEIDEGLYSRQLYVLGHEAMKRMQCSNVLISGLRGLGVEIAKNVILGGVKSVTLHDQGLAEWRDLSSQFYLREEDLGKNRAEVSQTRLAELNSYVPVVSYSGALTDDYLTQFQVVVLTNSPLEEQQRVGELCHSKGIKLVVADTRGLFGQLFCDFGEDMVVFDTNGEQPLTAMISMITKDAAAVVTCLDEARHGFESGDFVTFTEVQGMTELNGCPPVEIKTLGPYTFSICDTTGFSDYIRGGIVSQVKMPKKISFKSLTTSMAEPEFVLTDFAKFDRPGQLHLGFQALHNFQTKHNRLPKPWCQVDGEELVSLAKEVNSIQTGLAKVEELDDELIKKLAFVAAGDIAPLNAFIGGLAAQEVLKACTGKFMPVMQWLYFDALECLPEDGAEALSPEDCAPRNSRYDSQIAVFGSRLQEELAKQRYFLVGAGAIGCELLKNFAMMGLASGEGEVIVTDMDTIEKSNLNRQFLFRPWDVTKMKSETAAAAVKQMNPSVRITGHQNRVGPDTERVYDDDFFESLHGVANALDNVDARMYMDRRCVYYRKPLLESGTLGTKGNVQVVIPFLTESYSSSQDPPEKSIPICTLKNFPNAIEHTLQWARDEFEGLFKQPAENAMQYLTDPKFLERTLKLPGAQPLEVLEAVYKSLVTDCPNSWADCVTWARYHWQCQYSNNIRQLLHNFPPDQLTSSGAPFWSGPKRCPHPLEFSTSNDLHMDYVMAAANLFAQSYGLPCSTDRVAVAKILDSLSVPTFVPRSGVKIHVSDQELQSANASVDKTIKTGPASRHRPYDNRLEELKSQLPGAEAASKFKLTAVDFEKDDDSNFHMDFIVAASNLRAENYDIPPADRHKSKLIAGKIIPAIATTTAAVVGLVCLELIKIVQGHKKVESFKNGFMNLALPFFAFSEPIAAPSHKYYDIDWSLWDRFEVKGIKPNGEEMTLREFLDYFKNEHKLEITMLSQGVSMLYSFFMPAAKLKERLALPMTEIVTKVSKKKLGKHVKALVFELCCNDLTDEDVEVPYVRYTIR
- the uba1 gene encoding ubiquitin-like modifier-activating enzyme 1 isoform X3, which gives rise to MSSSPLSKKRRVSDSETKTGSNCSSSNSLTTELAHTPANGMAKNGSDAEIDEGLYSRQLYVLGHEAMKRMQCSNVLISGLRGLGVEIAKNVILGGVKSVTLHDQGLAEWRDLSSQFYLREEDLGKNRAEVSQTRLAELNSYVPVVSYSGALTDDYLTQFQVVVLTNSPLEEQQRVGELCHSKGIKLVVADTRGLFGQLFCDFGEDMVVFDTNGEQPLTAMISMITKDAAAVVTCLDEARHGFESGDFVTFTEVQGMTELNGCPPVEIKTLGPYTFSICDTTGFSDYIRGGIVSQVKMPKKISFKSLTTSMAEPEFVLTDFAKFDRPGQLHLGFQALHNFQTKHNRLPKPWCQVDGEELVSLAKEVNSIQTGLAKVEELDDELIKKLAFVAAGDIAPLNAFIGGLAAQEVLKACTGKFMPVMQWLYFDALECLPEDGAEALSPEDCAPRNSRYDSQIAVFGSRLQEELAKQRYFLVGAGAIGCELLKNFAMMGLASGEGEVIVTDMDTIEKSNLNRQFLFRPWDVTKMKSETAAAAVKQMNPSVRITGHQNRVGPDTERVYDDDFFESLHGVANALDNVDARMYMDRRCVYYRKPLLESGTLGTKGNVQVVIPFLTESYSSSQDPPEKSIPICTLKNFPNAIEHTLQWARDEFEGLFKQPAENAMQYLTDPKFLERTLKLPGAQPLEVLEAVYKSLVTDCPNSWADCVTWARYHWQCQYSNNIRQLLHNFPPDQLTSSGAPFWSGPKRCPHPLEFSTSNDLHMDYVMAAANLFAQSYGLPCSTDRVAVAKILDSLSVPTFVPRSGVKIHVSDQELQSANASVDKTIKTGPASRHRPYDNRLEELKSQLPGAEAASKFKLTAVDFEKDDDSNFHMDFIVAASNLRAENYDIPPADRHKSKLIAGKIIPAIATTTAAVVGLVCLELIKIVQGHKKVESFKNGFMNLALPFFAFSEPIAAPSHKYYDIDRSLLCLVSLSPVL